Proteins encoded together in one Nocardioides marinisabuli window:
- a CDS encoding AzlD domain-containing protein has translation MEPLHPAGRRRGHGPRRPEDLRARRRGGRGLPGPAVAPSVRPAAPGRGRAGSRRRSRAGAPDRCRRPVLAAGGVALLAGALAAVRGGAPTDGRPGERAVAGRPRRWRRLLPAQAGRPRGADLGAGRGWVRRTADLVPVALLAALVAVQVASTDQRLVLDARAAGLGAAVGLLVLRAPFLLVVAGAAATAAVLRLLVG, from the coding sequence GTGGAACCTCTTCACCCTGCTGGGCGCCGTCGGGGGCACGGTCCTCGGCGACCCGAGGACCTTCGGGCTCGACGCCGCGGTGGGCGCGGCCTTCCTGGCCCTGCTGTGGCCCCGTCTGTCCGACCCGCTGCACCGGGCCGTGGCCGTGCTGGCAGCCGGCGCCGCTCTCGGGCTGGTGCCCCTGACCGCTGCCGGCGGCCCGTGCTGGCCGCCGGCGGCGTGGCGCTGCTCGCCGGGGCGCTCGCCGCGGTGCGCGGCGGCGCCCCGACGGACGGGCGGCCCGGTGAGCGGGCTGTGGCTGGCCGTCCTCGCCGGTGGCGTCGGCTGCTACCTGCTCAAGCTGGCCGGCCTCGCGGTGCCGACCTCGGTGCTGGACGGGGCTGGGTGCGCCGTACCGCCGACCTGGTACCCGTGGCGCTCCTGGCCGCGCTGGTCGCGGTGCAGGTGGCCTCGACCGACCAGCGGCTGGTCCTCGACGCCCGGGCCGCCGGGCTGGGGGCCGCGGTCGGGCTGCTGGTGCTGCGGGCGCCCTTCCTGCTGGTGGTGGCCGGGGCGGCCGCGACCGCCGCCGTGCTGCGCCTGCTCGTGGGCTGA
- a CDS encoding GNAT family N-acetyltransferase, producing MSSPTADVSVRVAWAEDAAAVAALQLRAWPVMYDGLVPAESLPSGPEALEAVTAAWAQALARPADARHRTLVALERNRVVGFAITTPATDPDCDPVSDGELTELVLDPDERRKGHGSRLQQAAIDTLRADRFTRAVTWLVATDDATRAFLVGAGWDSDGAHRELDLDGTGAVTLKQVRLHTDLS from the coding sequence ATGAGCAGCCCGACAGCCGACGTGTCCGTGCGCGTGGCCTGGGCCGAGGACGCCGCGGCCGTCGCCGCGCTCCAGCTGCGCGCCTGGCCGGTGATGTACGACGGCCTGGTGCCGGCGGAGTCGCTGCCCTCGGGCCCCGAGGCGCTGGAGGCCGTCACCGCGGCCTGGGCCCAGGCGCTGGCGCGCCCTGCCGACGCCCGGCACCGCACGCTGGTGGCGCTGGAGCGCAACCGCGTGGTCGGGTTCGCGATCACCACGCCCGCGACCGACCCCGACTGCGACCCGGTCTCCGACGGCGAGCTGACCGAGCTGGTCCTCGACCCCGACGAGCGTCGCAAGGGCCACGGCTCGCGGCTGCAGCAGGCGGCGATCGACACGCTGCGGGCCGACCGGTTCACCCGGGCCGTCACCTGGCTGGTGGCCACCGACGACGCCACCCGGGCCTTCCTGGTCGGCGCCGGGTGGGACAGCGACGGTGCGCACCGCGAGCTCGACCTCGACGGCACCGGCGCGGTCACCCTCAAGCAGGTGCGCCTGCACACCGACCTGTCCTGA
- a CDS encoding aldo/keto reductase family protein yields the protein MEIRNLGKSGLKVSAISYGNWLTHGSQVEEDAATACVRRALDEGITTFDTADVYANTAAETVLGKALAGERREGLEIFTKVYWPTGPGAHNDHGLSRKHIMESIDASLRRLQTDHVDLYQAHRYDHETPLEETMEAFADVVRAGKAHYIGVSEWRAEEIREAHALARELHIPLVSNQPQYNLLWRVIESEVVPACEELGMGQVVWSPIAQGVLTGKYRVGQEHPAGSRATDEKGGDKMISRWLQDDVLRRVELLEPLAEQAGLSMAQLAVAWVLQNPNVSSAIIGASRPEQVTDNVKAAGVRLDDDLMAAIDEAVAPVVERDPAKTTSPARREFG from the coding sequence ATGGAGATCCGCAACCTCGGAAAGAGTGGCCTGAAGGTCTCGGCCATCTCGTACGGCAACTGGCTCACCCACGGTTCCCAGGTCGAGGAGGACGCCGCCACCGCGTGCGTGCGTCGCGCCCTCGACGAGGGCATCACCACCTTCGACACCGCCGACGTCTACGCCAACACGGCCGCGGAGACGGTCCTGGGCAAGGCCCTGGCCGGCGAGCGCCGCGAGGGCCTGGAGATCTTCACCAAGGTCTACTGGCCCACCGGTCCCGGGGCGCACAACGACCACGGCCTGTCGCGCAAGCACATCATGGAGTCGATCGACGCCTCGCTGCGACGCCTCCAGACCGACCACGTCGACCTCTACCAGGCCCACCGCTACGACCACGAGACGCCGCTGGAGGAGACGATGGAGGCCTTCGCCGACGTCGTGCGCGCCGGCAAGGCGCACTACATCGGGGTCTCGGAGTGGCGTGCGGAGGAGATCCGCGAGGCCCACGCGCTGGCGCGCGAGCTGCACATCCCGCTGGTCTCGAACCAGCCGCAGTACAACCTGCTGTGGCGGGTGATCGAGTCCGAGGTGGTGCCTGCCTGCGAGGAGCTCGGCATGGGCCAGGTCGTCTGGTCGCCGATCGCGCAAGGCGTGCTGACCGGCAAGTACCGCGTCGGCCAGGAGCACCCGGCCGGCTCGCGGGCCACCGACGAGAAGGGCGGCGACAAGATGATCAGCCGCTGGCTGCAGGACGACGTGCTGCGCCGCGTCGAGCTGCTCGAGCCGCTCGCCGAGCAGGCCGGGCTGTCGATGGCCCAGCTCGCCGTGGCCTGGGTGCTGCAGAACCCCAACGTCTCGTCGGCGATCATCGGTGCCAGCCGGCCCGAGCAGGTCACCGACAACGTCAAGGCCGCCGGGGTGCGCCTCGACGACGACCTGATGGCCGCTATCGACGAGGCCGTCGCGCCGGTCGTCGAGCGCGACCCGGCGAAGACGACCTCACCGGCTCGGCGCGAGTTCGGCTGA
- a CDS encoding DUF3043 domain-containing protein, which yields MFRRSKSEPLADTSASPTGAPESERPGAKGRPTPTRKEAEAMARARAKPPRTRREIAQAQRSARGESTARVKAGMKAGEERYLMARDKGPVRRFTRDFVDARFSFVELMIPILLVTMVLSYSGNPGLASFGSSVLLLTMLLVVMDMVLLRFRLRRELTARFPDESHKGTTYYAITRAMQMRFMRLPKTQVKIGQTLPEHYR from the coding sequence TTGTTCCGTCGCAGCAAGAGCGAGCCCCTCGCGGACACCTCCGCGTCCCCCACCGGCGCCCCCGAGTCCGAGCGCCCCGGCGCGAAGGGGCGACCCACCCCGACGCGCAAGGAGGCCGAGGCGATGGCCCGGGCCCGGGCCAAGCCCCCGCGCACCCGTCGTGAGATCGCCCAGGCCCAGCGCTCGGCGCGGGGCGAGTCGACGGCGCGGGTCAAGGCCGGGATGAAGGCCGGCGAGGAGCGCTACCTGATGGCGCGCGACAAGGGCCCGGTGCGTCGCTTCACCCGTGACTTCGTCGACGCCCGCTTCTCCTTCGTCGAGCTGATGATCCCGATCCTGCTGGTGACGATGGTGCTGAGCTACTCCGGCAACCCGGGCCTGGCCAGCTTCGGCAGCTCGGTCCTGCTGCTCACGATGCTGCTGGTGGTCATGGACATGGTGCTGCTGCGCTTCCGGCTGCGCCGCGAGCTGACCGCGCGCTTCCCCGACGAGTCGCACAAGGGCACCACCTACTACGCCATCACCCGCGCGATGCAGATGCGCTTCATGCGCCTGCCGAAGACGCAGGTCAAGATCGGGCAGACCCTGCCCGAGCACTACCGCTAG
- a CDS encoding PspA/IM30 family protein: MSLWKRMTLIFRSKANTALDRAEDPRETLDYSYQRQLDLLSKVRRGVADVATSRKRVELQMNQLQQQSDKLQAQAQKAISVDREDLAREALTRKSALSQQIEDLRTQHAQLQGEEEKLTLAQQRLQAKVESFRTRKETIKATYTAAEAQTRINEAMSGIGEEMGDVGLAIQRAEDKTANMQARAGAIDELIASGALDDASSLNRGDDISRELDAMSSHSDVEAELARLKGSSQPSAIEGGDILSPEAEKAAEQERPEGRS, from the coding sequence ATGAGCCTCTGGAAGCGCATGACCTTGATCTTCCGCTCGAAGGCCAACACGGCCCTCGACCGTGCCGAGGACCCCCGCGAGACCCTCGACTACAGCTACCAGCGCCAGCTGGACCTGCTCTCGAAGGTGCGCCGCGGCGTCGCCGACGTCGCCACCTCGCGCAAGCGGGTCGAGCTGCAGATGAACCAGCTGCAGCAGCAGTCCGACAAGCTCCAGGCCCAGGCCCAGAAGGCGATCTCGGTCGACCGCGAGGACCTGGCCCGCGAGGCGCTGACCCGCAAGTCGGCGCTGAGCCAGCAGATCGAGGACCTGCGCACCCAGCACGCGCAGCTGCAGGGCGAGGAGGAGAAGCTCACCCTGGCCCAGCAGCGCCTGCAGGCCAAGGTCGAGTCCTTCCGCACCCGCAAGGAGACGATCAAGGCGACGTACACCGCCGCCGAGGCCCAGACCCGCATCAACGAGGCCATGTCGGGCATCGGCGAGGAGATGGGCGACGTGGGCCTGGCCATCCAGCGCGCCGAGGACAAGACGGCCAACATGCAGGCCCGCGCCGGCGCGATCGACGAGCTGATCGCCTCGGGCGCGCTCGACGACGCCAGCTCGCTCAACCGCGGCGACGACATCTCGCGCGAGCTCGACGCGATGAGCAGCCACTCCGACGTCGAGGCCGAGCTGGCCCGGCTCAAGGGCTCCTCGCAGCCCTCGGCGATCGAGGGCGGCGACATCCTCAGCCCCGAGGCCGAGAAGGCCGCGGAGCAGGAGCGCCCGGAGGGCCGGTCGTGA
- the pspAA gene encoding PspA-associated protein PspAA, with protein MIVRILGEGQLDLPDEALERLNALDAKVEAAVEAGDETAFASALAGLLDAVRAEASPHELDSLDESDLILPPADATMAEVAQMLSDDGLLPG; from the coding sequence GTGATCGTCCGAATCCTCGGCGAGGGTCAGCTCGACCTGCCCGACGAGGCGCTGGAGCGGCTCAACGCGCTCGACGCGAAGGTCGAGGCCGCGGTGGAGGCCGGCGACGAGACCGCCTTCGCGTCCGCCCTGGCGGGGCTGCTCGACGCGGTGCGCGCCGAGGCGTCGCCCCACGAGCTCGACAGCCTCGACGAGTCCGACCTGATCCTGCCGCCGGCCGACGCCACGATGGCCGAGGTCGCGCAGATGCTCTCCGACGACGGGCTCCTCCCCGGCTGA
- the htpX gene encoding zinc metalloprotease HtpX produces MARTRFVGDAGLTARMTLVMFLLGLLFVVLVGSLMAIFAQSSPGIAVLIGLAGIGVAVYQWWSSDTVAMKAMRAREVSPEQAPELHGMIDRLCAMADMPKPRVGVADSRIPNAFATGRSPDRSVVVVTTGIMQTLNAEELEGVLAHELSHVAHRDVLVMTVASSAGIAAGMLTSGARYGMLFGGNRRDNNNALPVWLLVLLVSVVVYAVSFVLLKLLSRYREMAADRAGAYLTMKPQALASALQKITGEMDSVPQKDLRASAAMNAFFIAPAIKGVSMRSLTSTHPSLEQRLEQLAKIQAELGRPTG; encoded by the coding sequence ATGGCACGCACCCGTTTCGTCGGCGACGCCGGGCTGACCGCCCGGATGACGCTGGTCATGTTCCTGCTCGGCCTGCTGTTCGTCGTGCTGGTCGGCTCCCTGATGGCGATCTTCGCGCAGAGCTCGCCGGGCATCGCGGTGCTCATCGGCCTGGCCGGCATCGGCGTCGCGGTCTACCAGTGGTGGAGCAGCGACACCGTGGCCATGAAGGCCATGCGGGCACGCGAGGTGAGCCCGGAGCAGGCGCCCGAGCTGCACGGCATGATCGACCGGCTCTGCGCGATGGCCGACATGCCCAAGCCCCGGGTCGGCGTGGCCGACTCCCGCATCCCCAACGCCTTCGCCACCGGCCGGTCGCCGGACCGCTCGGTCGTGGTCGTCACCACTGGCATCATGCAGACCCTGAACGCCGAGGAGCTCGAGGGCGTGCTCGCCCACGAGCTGTCCCACGTCGCCCACCGCGACGTGCTGGTCATGACCGTGGCCTCCTCGGCCGGCATCGCCGCCGGGATGCTCACCTCGGGCGCCCGCTACGGGATGCTCTTCGGCGGCAACCGCCGTGACAACAACAACGCGCTCCCGGTCTGGCTGCTGGTCCTGCTGGTCAGCGTCGTCGTCTACGCCGTCAGCTTCGTGCTGCTCAAGCTGCTCTCGCGCTACCGCGAGATGGCCGCCGACCGGGCGGGGGCGTACCTGACGATGAAGCCCCAGGCCCTGGCCTCGGCGCTGCAGAAGATCACCGGAGAGATGGACTCGGTCCCGCAGAAGGACCTGCGTGCCAGCGCGGCCATGAACGCCTTCTTCATCGCCCCGGCGATCAAGGGGGTCTCGATGCGCAGCCTCACCTCCACCCACCCCAGCCTCGAGCAGCGACTCGAGCAGCTGGCGAAGATCCAGGCCGAGCTCGGCCGCCCGACGGGCTGA
- the pspAB gene encoding PspA-associated protein PspAB, whose product MGFLDSILGRSRPKQADLDALFLVPSAAITLQASLGLRPTGRGSVCYRAAGGAAFAETEADILTLLRDAPDAPEVSTSHDEFGYTWLVVDDDPDDVAGLCTDLHAVNTTLEAQGFGPGLLCSLVPFEDAAGRRVGLVYLYKQGTFYPFAPQPGGAHQRDSLLEINLRETLSGELPVEQQTSRWLALWGAPGL is encoded by the coding sequence GTGGGCTTCCTCGACTCCATCCTGGGCCGCAGCCGGCCCAAGCAGGCCGACCTCGACGCGCTGTTCCTCGTGCCGAGCGCGGCCATCACCCTCCAGGCGTCGCTGGGGCTGCGGCCGACCGGGCGCGGCTCGGTCTGCTACCGCGCCGCCGGGGGAGCGGCCTTCGCCGAGACCGAGGCCGACATCCTCACCCTGCTGCGCGACGCCCCCGACGCCCCCGAGGTGAGCACCAGCCACGACGAGTTCGGCTACACGTGGCTGGTGGTCGACGACGACCCCGACGACGTGGCCGGGCTGTGCACCGACCTGCACGCCGTCAACACGACGCTGGAGGCGCAGGGTTTCGGCCCCGGGCTGCTGTGCTCGCTGGTGCCCTTCGAGGACGCCGCCGGACGACGGGTGGGTCTGGTCTACCTCTACAAGCAGGGCACCTTCTACCCCTTCGCACCGCAGCCGGGTGGGGCGCACCAGCGCGACAGCCTGCTGGAGATCAACCTGCGCGAGACGCTGAGCGGCGAGCTGCCCGTGGAGCAGCAGACCTCGCGGTGGCTGGCCCTGTGGGGCGCTCCCGGCCTCTAG
- a CDS encoding sensor histidine kinase has product MLSPMGPLVDQATVEVDRRRVVEIDRYQVLLDPPRSDLVALVDIAAQVADVPLATINLITDVAQHQIATKGFDASVCSREDSMCNVVLHEGAPVVVADASKDPRFADNPFVTGEIGEVRFYATHQLVSPQGVVIGTLCVFDTVPREITDDQERALVELAERVVDLLELELRTRELAASVAELERARDELQRSNSQLTAFAGQVSHDLRNPLTTVRMSLSMLAEESEEGAPDPATSTYLLSRAERGTERMQALIDDLLAYARIGGRIASKPVDLGLVAAAVRDDLAEALSGATLEVGELPVVTGDPVQLRAVLQNLVANAAKFVPAGEPARIRVASRRVEAGWRIEVVDHGLGIAPEDRERVFEPLTRTHEQVPGSGIGLATVRRVVDAHAGSIGIEETPGGGTTVWVELPVPPE; this is encoded by the coding sequence GTGCTGAGCCCAATGGGCCCGCTGGTCGACCAGGCCACCGTCGAGGTGGACCGCCGACGCGTGGTGGAGATCGACCGCTACCAGGTGCTGCTCGACCCGCCGCGCAGCGACCTGGTCGCGCTGGTCGACATCGCAGCCCAGGTGGCCGACGTCCCGCTCGCCACGATCAACCTCATCACCGACGTCGCGCAGCACCAGATCGCCACCAAGGGCTTCGACGCCTCGGTGTGCTCGCGCGAGGACTCGATGTGCAACGTGGTGCTGCACGAGGGCGCCCCGGTCGTGGTCGCCGACGCCTCGAAGGACCCCCGCTTCGCCGACAACCCGTTCGTGACGGGGGAGATCGGTGAGGTCCGCTTCTACGCCACCCACCAGCTGGTCAGCCCGCAGGGCGTGGTCATCGGCACCCTGTGCGTCTTCGACACCGTCCCCCGGGAGATCACCGACGACCAGGAGCGCGCACTCGTGGAGCTGGCCGAGCGGGTGGTCGACCTGCTCGAGCTCGAGCTGCGCACCCGCGAGCTGGCGGCCTCCGTGGCCGAGCTCGAGCGCGCCCGCGACGAGCTGCAGCGCTCCAACAGCCAGCTCACGGCCTTCGCCGGCCAGGTCAGCCACGACCTGCGCAACCCGCTGACGACGGTGCGGATGTCGCTGTCGATGCTCGCTGAGGAGTCCGAGGAGGGTGCGCCCGACCCGGCGACCAGCACCTACCTGCTCTCGCGCGCCGAGCGGGGCACCGAGCGGATGCAGGCCCTCATCGACGACCTGCTGGCCTACGCCCGCATCGGCGGGCGGATCGCCAGCAAGCCCGTCGACCTGGGGCTCGTGGCGGCCGCCGTGCGCGACGACCTCGCCGAGGCGCTGAGCGGGGCCACGCTCGAGGTCGGCGAGCTGCCGGTCGTCACGGGCGACCCGGTGCAGCTGCGGGCGGTGCTGCAGAACCTGGTGGCCAACGCCGCGAAGTTCGTGCCCGCCGGTGAGCCCGCGCGCATCCGCGTCGCCTCGCGCCGGGTCGAGGCGGGCTGGCGCATCGAGGTCGTCGACCACGGCCTGGGGATCGCGCCCGAGGACCGCGAGCGGGTCTTCGAGCCGCTCACGCGCACCCACGAGCAGGTACCCGGCTCGGGCATCGGCCTGGCCACCGTGCGCCGGGTCGTCGACGCGCACGCCGGCTCCATCGGCATCGAGGAGACGCCCGGCGGCGGTACGACCGTCTGGGTCGAGCTCCCGGTCCCGCCCGAGTAG
- the nadA gene encoding quinolinate synthase NadA: protein MTTVDLPLLPLGRGTDLQSERGVECPGDLPAASDPDLVARARAAKEALGERVFVLGHHYQRDEVIQFADVTGDSFKLAREAAARPDAEFIVFCGVHFMAESADILTSPDQQVVLPDLAAGCSMADMARLQQVETAWDAMAEAGIQDAVVPVTYMNSSADIKAFCGRNGGVVCTSSNAEVALEWAYDQKPDVEGGAKVLFLPDQHLGRNTAVLQMGLSLDDCVVWDPHRPSGGLTPEQLRDAKMILWKGHCSVHGRFSPDVVDELRAKDPEIQILVHPECRHEVVLKADLVGSTEFIIQTIEAAPAGSSWAIGTELNLVKRLADSHPDKSIAFLDRTVCYCSTMNRIDLPHLVWALESLVAGTVVNGIEVDPATEQQALVALERMLALPGKTAKD from the coding sequence ATGACGACCGTCGACCTCCCGCTGCTGCCGCTGGGCCGTGGCACCGACCTGCAGTCCGAGCGCGGGGTCGAGTGCCCCGGTGACCTGCCGGCGGCGTCCGACCCCGACCTGGTCGCGCGCGCCCGCGCGGCGAAGGAGGCGCTGGGCGAGCGCGTCTTCGTGCTGGGCCACCACTACCAGCGCGACGAGGTCATCCAGTTCGCCGACGTCACCGGCGACTCCTTCAAGCTCGCCCGGGAGGCCGCGGCCCGTCCCGACGCCGAGTTCATCGTCTTCTGCGGCGTGCACTTCATGGCCGAGTCGGCCGACATCCTCACCTCCCCCGACCAGCAGGTCGTGCTGCCCGACCTCGCGGCCGGCTGCTCGATGGCCGACATGGCCCGTCTCCAGCAGGTCGAGACCGCCTGGGACGCCATGGCCGAGGCGGGCATCCAGGACGCCGTCGTCCCGGTGACCTACATGAACTCCAGCGCCGACATCAAGGCCTTCTGCGGCCGCAACGGCGGCGTGGTCTGCACCTCCAGCAACGCCGAGGTCGCCCTCGAGTGGGCCTACGACCAGAAGCCGGACGTCGAGGGCGGCGCCAAGGTGCTGTTCCTGCCCGACCAGCACCTCGGGCGCAACACCGCGGTGCTGCAGATGGGTCTCTCGCTCGACGACTGCGTCGTCTGGGACCCGCACCGCCCCAGCGGCGGCCTGACCCCCGAGCAGCTGCGCGACGCGAAGATGATCCTGTGGAAGGGCCACTGCTCGGTGCACGGCCGCTTCTCCCCCGACGTCGTCGACGAGCTGCGCGCCAAGGACCCCGAGATCCAGATCCTGGTGCACCCCGAGTGCCGCCACGAGGTCGTGCTCAAGGCCGACCTGGTCGGCTCCACCGAGTTCATCATCCAGACGATCGAGGCCGCGCCAGCCGGGTCGTCGTGGGCGATCGGCACCGAGCTCAACCTGGTCAAGCGCCTCGCCGACAGCCACCCCGACAAGTCGATCGCCTTCCTCGACCGCACGGTCTGCTACTGCTCGACGATGAACCGCATCGACCTGCCCCACCTCGTGTGGGCGCTGGAGTCGCTGGTCGCCGGCACCGTCGTCAACGGGATCGAGGTCGACCCCGCCACCGAGCAGCAGGCCCTGGTCGCGCTCGAGCGGATGCTCGCCCTGCCCGGCAAGACCGCCAAGGACTGA
- a CDS encoding GNAT family N-acetyltransferase produces the protein MPSPTAAIRPMRPADVAEAEQVTSESFHALDRLTLPRAWPDPEPREPGRSRSWQARTQHLLRTDPGGCWVAEEDGRMVGVATSLVREGTWILSSYAVRPGHQGRGAGKPLLAAALHHGRGALRGMICSSADPRAARVYRQAGLSLHPQMVLRGTVDRSAIPLGTGDKVREGTPGDVDLLDSVDRQARGSAHGPDHALLVEQSRLLVSETSTGSGYAYAYPDGAVALLAATNRRTAGRLLWAALADGPAQTEVAHVTAANEWALDIGLAARLEVWTVGYLALRGMRPPAPYLHHGSLL, from the coding sequence GTGCCCAGCCCGACCGCCGCCATCCGCCCGATGCGTCCCGCCGACGTGGCGGAGGCCGAGCAGGTCACCTCGGAGAGCTTCCACGCCCTCGACCGGCTCACGCTGCCCCGGGCCTGGCCCGACCCCGAGCCGCGCGAGCCGGGGCGCAGCCGCTCGTGGCAGGCGCGCACCCAGCACCTCCTGCGGACCGACCCCGGTGGCTGCTGGGTCGCGGAGGAGGACGGGCGGATGGTCGGGGTCGCCACCTCCCTGGTGCGCGAGGGCACCTGGATCCTCTCGTCGTACGCCGTCCGGCCGGGCCACCAGGGCCGGGGCGCGGGCAAGCCGCTGCTCGCGGCGGCGCTGCACCACGGCCGCGGCGCGCTGCGCGGGATGATCTGCAGCTCGGCGGACCCGCGGGCGGCGCGGGTCTACCGCCAGGCCGGGCTGTCCCTGCACCCTCAGATGGTGCTGCGCGGCACCGTCGACCGCTCGGCGATCCCGCTGGGCACCGGCGACAAGGTCCGCGAGGGCACCCCGGGCGACGTCGACCTGCTCGACTCGGTGGACCGCCAGGCGCGCGGCAGCGCCCACGGGCCCGACCACGCGCTGCTGGTGGAGCAGTCGCGGCTGCTGGTCTCGGAGACCTCCACCGGCTCCGGCTACGCCTACGCCTACCCCGACGGCGCGGTGGCGCTGCTAGCCGCGACCAACCGTCGTACGGCGGGGCGGCTGCTGTGGGCCGCGCTGGCCGACGGTCCGGCGCAGACCGAGGTCGCGCACGTCACCGCCGCCAACGAGTGGGCCCTCGACATCGGCCTGGCCGCGCGGCTGGAGGTGTGGACGGTCGGCTACCTCGCGCTGCGCGGGATGCGCCCGCCGGCGCCGTACCTGCACCACGGCTCGCTGCTGTGA
- a CDS encoding glycerate kinase, whose product MRVLVAPDKFAGTLTAVEAAEAIAAGWRRHAPDDELDLAPMSDGGPGFVDVLHATLGGELLVATVEGPHGEEVPATVLLVGDTAYVESAQACGRQLVTQGGAEFATTVGVGELLVAALGTGAATVVVGLGGSGTNDGGAGLLDALGARPDAGQLDGGPVLFGDLGRVDLAPARALVAGRRLVAATDVDNPLTGLFGATKTYGPQKGIGEDRIAEVDGWLEQLAEATDRRTSLGKGAGAAGGLGHALLCLGAVREPGIALVAEAVGLASRARAADLVVTGEGAFDFSSRSGKVPYGVAEIAGEALRPCVALAGQVLVGSREMRALGVESAYSLVDLVGEQRAFEDPVGSLEALAERVARTWSRE is encoded by the coding sequence ATGCGAGTCCTCGTCGCCCCCGACAAGTTCGCCGGCACCCTCACCGCGGTCGAGGCCGCCGAGGCGATCGCCGCCGGCTGGCGTCGCCACGCCCCCGACGACGAGCTCGACCTGGCGCCGATGTCGGACGGCGGGCCCGGCTTCGTCGACGTGCTGCACGCGACCCTGGGCGGCGAGCTGCTGGTGGCCACCGTCGAGGGACCGCACGGCGAGGAGGTGCCGGCGACCGTGCTGCTGGTCGGCGACACCGCCTACGTCGAGAGCGCCCAGGCCTGCGGGCGCCAGCTCGTCACCCAGGGCGGGGCGGAGTTCGCCACCACCGTCGGCGTGGGCGAGCTGCTCGTGGCCGCGCTCGGCACCGGCGCCGCCACGGTCGTGGTCGGCCTGGGCGGCAGCGGCACCAACGACGGGGGAGCGGGCCTGCTGGACGCCCTCGGCGCCCGGCCCGACGCCGGCCAGCTCGACGGCGGGCCGGTCCTCTTCGGCGACCTGGGCCGGGTCGACCTGGCGCCCGCGCGCGCCCTGGTCGCAGGGCGACGGCTGGTGGCAGCCACCGACGTCGACAACCCCCTGACCGGGCTCTTCGGCGCCACCAAGACCTACGGCCCGCAGAAGGGCATCGGCGAGGACCGGATCGCCGAGGTCGACGGCTGGCTCGAGCAGCTGGCCGAGGCCACCGACCGGCGTACGTCGCTGGGCAAGGGCGCGGGGGCCGCCGGCGGCCTGGGCCACGCACTGCTGTGCCTGGGCGCGGTCCGCGAGCCCGGCATCGCCCTCGTCGCCGAGGCGGTCGGGCTGGCCTCCCGGGCGCGGGCCGCCGACCTCGTGGTGACCGGCGAGGGTGCCTTCGACTTCTCCAGCCGCTCGGGCAAGGTGCCCTACGGCGTCGCCGAGATCGCGGGCGAGGCGCTGCGGCCCTGCGTGGCCCTGGCCGGGCAGGTGCTCGTCGGCTCGCGCGAGATGCGCGCGCTCGGCGTGGAGTCGGCGTACTCGCTGGTCGACCTCGTCGGTGAGCAGCGGGCCTTCGAGGACCCGGTCGGCAGCCTCGAGGCGCTCGCGGAGCGCGTCGCCCGGACGTGGTCGAGGGAATAA
- the erpA gene encoding iron-sulfur cluster insertion protein ErpA has protein sequence MTEQVETTPERRTDSINLSPVAAEKVQSLLSQEGRDDLALRISVQPGGCSGLRYQLFFDERTLDGDVVTDFDGVSVVVDRMSVPYLNGAMIDFVDTIEKQGFTIDNPNATGSCACGDSFN, from the coding sequence ATGACCGAGCAGGTGGAGACCACTCCTGAGCGTCGCACCGACAGCATCAACCTGAGCCCGGTGGCGGCCGAGAAGGTGCAGAGCCTGCTGAGCCAGGAGGGCCGCGACGACCTCGCGCTGCGCATCTCCGTCCAGCCCGGTGGCTGCTCGGGCCTGCGCTACCAGCTCTTCTTCGACGAGCGCACCCTCGACGGCGACGTCGTCACCGACTTCGACGGCGTCAGCGTCGTCGTCGACCGGATGAGCGTGCCCTACCTCAACGGCGCGATGATCGACTTCGTCGACACCATCGAGAAGCAGGGCTTCACGATCGACAACCCCAACGCCACCGGCTCCTGCGCCTGCGGCGACAGCTTCAACTGA